AGAGATGGATTTTGCCTGGTCAGTTGTAACTGGAATTGGATTCCGGACCCAGCTCGATTGAATTAGCGAGTGCTATACATTTCTGCTGCCACAATCAGAAGAACTCTGATCAGTTCAAAGGCCCCAATGGCTGCCAAACCAAGCCAGGCCTTTTTGGCCCACTCAGGAGTTTTGATGTAAGCAGGGACAAGGGTTTCAATTTCAATCCGGGCTTGTAGTTTCTGATCCCAGAGTTGATCTCTCCAGTCGCTTCCGTAGCGAGGAAATTGCTGGTAGATCGGCATCACTCCTGTTGAGGCGCCTGGAATAACCCGTGATCTTTGACTTGGAACATCGTCATAGCCAAATGAATCGAGATATTCGCTGCTATCGAGTACAGCATCAACAAAGCTGCTAAAGCCCTTGTCTGCGATCAGGATTGACCAACTAATGCGTTCACTTTGCCCATGTACTTCCCTTCCTAAAACGCGTCCAACGACCTGGTCGACCAACCTGTAATTCGTGCTGCAGGACACATATCCTTCTTGGAAGCGTCTTGACAGCAACAATCCTCGTATAAAATCTCTGGCTGTGATGCTTCCATCGCGGAACTGAGACTCAAGATTCACGTCGCGATCACATTTCATGGCGTGAAAGAAGATCTGGCGATAG
Above is a window of Synechococcus sp. BIOS-U3-1 DNA encoding:
- a CDS encoding phycobilisome rod-core linker polypeptide, with protein sequence MALQLLDYPLTSQNNRVGDQGGLKSELNRATFPNREDRSAQIEQAYRQIFFHAMKCDRDVNLESQFRDGSITARDFIRGLLLSRRFQEGYVSCSTNYRLVDQVVGRVLGREVHGQSERISWSILIADKGFSSFVDAVLDSSEYLDSFGYDDVPSQRSRVIPGASTGVMPIYQQFPRYGSDWRDQLWDQKLQARIEIETLVPAYIKTPEWAKKAWLGLAAIGAFELIRVLLIVAAEMYSTR